In one Alphaproteobacteria bacterium SS10 genomic region, the following are encoded:
- a CDS encoding chorismate mutase — MPDLDALRQQIDEIDDQLHDLIRSRTRIVEQVREAKLEVDADARYMRPAREADIIRRLAERHDGRFPLNALTRIWREMISALTLMQGPLSVAVYAPGNQTGLWDVARDHYGVEVPLQPVDSAMAVLRALTDGSVQVGVLPWPELEEPKPWWPSLMAEDNQTFNVVGVLPFHGAGNARSASRSGMVIADMAPEATGDDRTLLALRFNGGVSRDRLTSVLAEVGLEATSFLGNKLVVKDQDIRWQLVEVAGFLTDGDERLSSLVGKFDDLCDGVDIIGAYATPMVMPEHGENPVAATG; from the coding sequence ATGCCAGACCTAGACGCGCTCCGCCAACAGATCGATGAGATTGACGATCAGCTGCATGATTTGATCCGGTCCCGTACCCGGATCGTTGAGCAGGTGCGCGAGGCTAAACTCGAGGTGGATGCCGATGCCCGCTATATGCGTCCGGCGCGTGAGGCCGACATCATTCGCCGCCTGGCAGAGCGCCATGACGGTCGCTTCCCCCTAAACGCCCTGACCCGTATCTGGCGGGAGATGATTTCTGCCCTGACCCTGATGCAAGGACCGCTTTCCGTGGCTGTCTATGCACCCGGCAACCAAACCGGTCTTTGGGACGTTGCGCGCGACCATTACGGGGTTGAGGTGCCACTCCAACCGGTCGATAGCGCGATGGCGGTTCTGCGGGCCCTAACCGATGGGTCGGTTCAAGTTGGCGTCCTGCCCTGGCCAGAGTTGGAAGAACCAAAGCCATGGTGGCCAAGCCTGATGGCCGAGGATAACCAAACATTCAATGTGGTCGGGGTGCTGCCCTTCCACGGCGCGGGGAACGCCCGTAGTGCAAGCCGCAGCGGCATGGTGATCGCCGATATGGCGCCAGAAGCCACCGGCGATGACCGAACCCTATTGGCTTTGCGGTTCAATGGCGGTGTCAGCCGGGACCGGTTGACCAGCGTACTTGCCGAGGTTGGCCTCGAGGCAACGTCATTCCTGGGCAATAAGCTGGTCGTCAAAGATCAGGATATTCGATGGCAACTCGTTGAAGTTGCTGGATTCCTTACCGATGGCGATGAACGGTTGAGCAGCCTTGTTGGCAAATTTGATGACCTTTGCGACGGCGTTGATATCATTGGGGCTTACGCCACGCCCATGGTGATGCCAGAGCATGGTGAAAATCCCGTCGCTGCGACGGGTTGA
- a CDS encoding histidinol-phosphate transaminase: protein MPSKTQTTGPEPKLSVMRIAPYVAGESKAAGAERLIRLAANEGAFGASPSAQAAFEAKSSDLHRYPDGGATLLRDTIAEVKGLEANRIVCGAGSDELIALLLMAYAGPGDEVLHTEHGFLMYSISALSVGAEPVSVPETNRTTDVDALLAAVTPKTKMVFIANPNNPTGTYLPAAEVHRLQAGLPSNVILVLDGAYAEYMTAKDYEAGVELVNASENVVMLRTFSKIHGLGGLRLGWCYASDAIADVLNRVRGPFNTSHAAQAAGAAAMRDAEFLERSVAHNTACRAWVTEALRGLGIQVADSYGNFILADYGDRDPEPLRLALKAEGILVRQMGGYGLPNCQRITIGTDEEMREVVATIERLLPTLDAAEAAE, encoded by the coding sequence ATGCCGAGCAAGACCCAAACAACGGGGCCAGAGCCGAAGCTTAGCGTGATGCGCATTGCCCCCTATGTGGCGGGTGAGAGTAAGGCTGCAGGCGCTGAGCGGTTGATCCGCCTTGCTGCCAATGAGGGGGCCTTTGGGGCCAGCCCATCTGCCCAGGCAGCGTTTGAGGCAAAATCATCAGACCTGCATCGCTACCCGGATGGTGGCGCCACGCTGTTGCGCGACACCATTGCCGAGGTAAAGGGGCTAGAGGCCAACCGTATTGTCTGCGGTGCTGGGTCAGATGAGTTAATAGCCCTTTTGCTGATGGCCTATGCCGGGCCAGGTGATGAGGTTCTGCACACCGAGCATGGGTTCCTGATGTACTCCATCTCAGCCCTTTCAGTAGGGGCTGAGCCGGTATCCGTGCCAGAGACCAACCGGACAACAGATGTTGATGCCCTTTTGGCGGCAGTGACACCAAAGACCAAGATGGTGTTCATCGCGAACCCGAACAATCCGACCGGTACCTATCTGCCGGCTGCCGAGGTTCATCGCCTACAGGCAGGCCTGCCGAGCAATGTGATCCTGGTTCTTGATGGCGCCTATGCCGAATACATGACCGCTAAGGATTATGAGGCGGGCGTTGAGCTGGTGAACGCATCTGAGAATGTGGTCATGCTGCGCACCTTCTCGAAGATCCATGGCCTTGGTGGCCTGCGTTTGGGTTGGTGCTATGCGTCTGATGCGATTGCCGATGTGCTGAACCGGGTTCGTGGTCCGTTCAATACCAGCCACGCCGCACAGGCTGCCGGTGCCGCGGCCATGCGTGATGCCGAGTTCTTAGAGCGGTCAGTAGCCCACAACACGGCTTGCCGTGCTTGGGTCACTGAGGCGCTTCGTGGCCTAGGCATTCAGGTGGCGGATAGCTACGGCAACTTTATCCTCGCGGATTATGGCGACCGTGACCCGGAACCGTTACGCCTCGCCTTGAAGGCTGAAGGTATTCTGGTTCGGCAAATGGGCGGCTATGGCCTGCCAAACTGCCAACGGATCACCATCGGCACCGATGAGGAAATGCGCGAGGTCGTGGCAACTATCGAACGCTTGCTGCCAACGCTCGACGCGGCCGAGGCAGCGGAATAG
- a CDS encoding prephenate/arogenate dehydrogenase family protein yields MTIEPFRRVAIIGLGLIGSSLARALTEQKLADSIVGGDADQAVCDEAVSLGVVGEASTDLAKAVADADLVVLSVPVGANGDVAKIIGPALSQGAIVTDVGSVKQAVIEAVKPHLPEGVHFIPGHPVAGTEHSGPAAGFAGLFDGRYWILTPERDADPAAVERLNAALTQCGALVETMAPAHHDRVLAITSHLPHLIAYTIVGTATDLEDETKDEVIRYSASGFRDFTRIAASDPVMWRDVFLNNREAVLEILQRFSEDLTALQRAIRWGEGDTLERRFEQTREIRRGVIDANQA; encoded by the coding sequence ATGACTATCGAACCTTTTCGCCGGGTGGCCATCATTGGCCTTGGCCTGATCGGCTCATCTCTCGCCCGTGCGCTTACTGAGCAAAAGCTGGCCGACAGCATTGTTGGTGGCGATGCCGATCAGGCTGTTTGCGATGAGGCTGTGTCCCTTGGTGTAGTAGGTGAGGCATCGACCGATCTTGCCAAGGCTGTTGCCGACGCTGATCTAGTCGTCCTCAGTGTGCCCGTTGGCGCCAATGGCGATGTGGCCAAGATCATTGGTCCAGCCCTGTCACAAGGTGCAATCGTCACCGATGTCGGGTCTGTAAAACAGGCGGTGATTGAAGCGGTGAAACCGCATCTGCCAGAGGGCGTGCACTTCATTCCCGGCCACCCAGTCGCGGGTACCGAGCATTCCGGTCCCGCCGCTGGTTTTGCCGGTCTGTTTGATGGTCGCTATTGGATCCTAACACCGGAGAGGGATGCCGATCCCGCAGCGGTTGAGCGGCTGAACGCAGCGCTTACCCAATGTGGTGCGCTGGTTGAAACCATGGCACCAGCCCATCACGACCGGGTATTGGCGATCACCTCACACCTGCCTCATTTGATTGCCTACACCATCGTTGGCACGGCCACGGACTTAGAGGACGAAACCAAGGATGAGGTGATCCGTTACTCAGCCAGTGGTTTCCGGGATTTCACGCGTATCGCCGCCTCTGACCCCGTCATGTGGCGCGATGTCTTCCTGAATAATCGTGAGGCGGTGCTTGAGATCCTTCAGCGCTTTTCAGAAGATCTCACGGCCCTGCAACGCGCCATTCGTTGGGGAGAGGGCGACACGCTTGAGCGTCGGTTCGAACAAACCCGCGAAATCCGCCGCGGCGTGATCGACGCCAATCAGGCTTAA
- a CDS encoding DUF2125 domain-containing protein, whose product MTDQSLPETAPDTAIKPKPSRVKRWLRRGGISLIAVIGVWSAIWFGYAKFIEQQAIQIISGGQQAAAGQGLGDPLAPTATPQRQFRYAAISMGGYPFGWHIHLSAPEVEDVQSGTRISADHAVIGFNLANFRQFEWQAIGGISARLPVPSNRPGIAVSHITATADQATGHFELSDTGARNPHFDVRQILITPGDREVEEPTGSVDVEPNGSITLDAPPGQEPTQRPAAPRHPLFNQIEGVALDRLTLDFIQPVWPPAQAGDPALTIDTAMLGLRPLITERADQPIVPNARLGQQVDEFGLRLTFTGPLPVGVYGYALGQWRDGGGALDLEKLSVLVGELHLEANGAATLDRALQPEGRIDVSLRGYDIVVDEMIASNQLPQNFAQMTQLLIQPFVQTTEDGERILRTQLGVSDRWLMLGPVQLVRLPPITWAGAR is encoded by the coding sequence TTGACTGACCAATCACTTCCAGAAACTGCCCCCGATACCGCCATTAAGCCCAAGCCAAGCCGAGTAAAACGGTGGCTTCGCCGTGGTGGTATTTCACTGATCGCGGTGATTGGCGTCTGGTCCGCCATTTGGTTTGGCTACGCGAAGTTTATCGAGCAACAGGCGATCCAGATCATCTCTGGTGGTCAGCAGGCCGCCGCTGGTCAAGGTCTTGGTGACCCGCTGGCCCCGACAGCAACGCCGCAACGACAGTTCCGGTATGCCGCCATCTCAATGGGTGGTTATCCGTTTGGCTGGCACATCCACCTATCCGCCCCAGAAGTGGAGGATGTTCAAAGTGGCACCAGGATCAGTGCCGATCACGCCGTTATTGGCTTCAACCTTGCCAATTTTCGACAGTTTGAATGGCAGGCGATCGGCGGCATCAGTGCGCGCCTGCCAGTACCATCAAACCGACCTGGTATCGCCGTGTCGCACATCACGGCAACGGCTGACCAAGCCACAGGGCATTTTGAGCTAAGCGATACGGGCGCCCGCAACCCGCATTTCGATGTTCGCCAAATCCTGATTACCCCTGGTGACCGCGAGGTTGAAGAACCGACCGGTAGTGTTGACGTTGAGCCCAATGGCAGCATCACCCTTGATGCACCACCCGGGCAGGAACCCACACAACGTCCAGCCGCTCCGAGGCACCCGCTGTTCAACCAGATCGAAGGGGTGGCGCTGGACCGCTTAACCCTGGATTTCATCCAGCCCGTTTGGCCACCGGCACAGGCCGGTGACCCGGCACTGACCATTGATACTGCCATGCTGGGGCTTAGGCCGCTGATCACAGAACGTGCGGATCAACCCATCGTGCCGAACGCGCGCCTAGGCCAACAGGTTGATGAATTTGGCCTCCGCCTCACCTTCACCGGGCCATTACCTGTTGGTGTCTATGGCTATGCACTTGGCCAATGGCGTGATGGCGGTGGGGCACTAGATCTTGAAAAGCTGTCCGTTCTGGTCGGCGAACTTCACTTAGAAGCCAATGGCGCTGCGACGCTAGACCGGGCCTTACAACCCGAGGGACGGATAGACGTCTCACTGCGCGGCTATGACATCGTGGTGGACGAGATGATCGCCAGCAATCAGCTGCCGCAGAACTTCGCCCAGATGACCCAACTGCTGATCCAGCCCTTCGTTCAGACCACCGAAGATGGCGAGCGGATCTTACGCACCCAATTGGGCGTGTCGGATCGCTGGCTGATGCTGGGCCCGGTTCAGTTGGTCCGCCTGCCGCCCATCACCTGGGCCGGTGCGCGTTAA
- a CDS encoding gamma-glutamylcyclotransferase — MATSWLTDRGWLDRQSDGSVEANRPLWVFGYGSLMWNPGFTFDASEPVLLRGYHRRFCVWSYRYRGTPEQPGLVLGLDHGGACWGVAFRIPKTQVVECAEYLWYREMISAIYQPKLVPLPLKDGAVDAVTFCVQRDHSQYRENRELEEAARVIGSAVGPRGPNLEYLTQTLDHLHAINIRDPRMERLWKLVQQSS; from the coding sequence ATGGCCACCAGCTGGTTAACGGACCGGGGCTGGCTTGACCGGCAGTCTGATGGCTCGGTTGAGGCAAACCGGCCCCTTTGGGTCTTTGGTTATGGGTCGCTTATGTGGAACCCCGGCTTCACCTTTGATGCCAGCGAACCGGTGCTGCTGCGCGGCTATCATCGCCGGTTTTGTGTCTGGTCTTACCGTTATCGCGGCACACCAGAGCAGCCGGGCCTGGTCTTAGGCTTGGACCATGGTGGCGCCTGCTGGGGTGTCGCCTTCCGCATCCCGAAAACCCAAGTGGTCGAATGCGCTGAGTACCTTTGGTATCGGGAGATGATTAGCGCGATTTATCAGCCCAAGCTGGTGCCATTGCCACTTAAAGATGGGGCGGTTGATGCCGTTACCTTCTGTGTTCAGCGAGACCACAGCCAGTATCGCGAAAACCGAGAGCTAGAAGAGGCGGCGCGGGTTATAGGTAGCGCGGTGGGGCCAAGGGGGCCAAACCTCGAATACCTGACCCAAACACTCGACCACCTTCACGCGATCAACATTCGCGATCCACGGATGGAGCGGCTTTGGAAGCTGGTACAGCAATCAAGCTGA
- a CDS encoding 1-acyl-sn-glycerol-3-phosphate acyltransferase yields MLTYLRILLHGIVYIGWTAFCCLAYLPLLLLPGKKLRGWLTEAYFKVHDYIEPPFGLTYTVEGRENLPDGPCLVALQHQSGWETMRLIHLFRDPAIIMKIELFRMPLWGWYASRADMIPIDRSLGKDAIPTMLADSEKKIADGRDIVIFPQGTRVPPGVKRDYRTGIAKLYEHLQVPVVPVALNSGLFATKMGLVKRSGSVSVKILPPIEPGKSQDELMSILTDVIETEGDKLLAAEGFIPTAPAAPAPEKASA; encoded by the coding sequence GTGCTCACGTATCTGCGCATCCTACTCCATGGCATCGTTTACATCGGCTGGACCGCATTCTGCTGTCTTGCCTACCTGCCACTGCTTCTATTGCCGGGCAAGAAGCTGCGCGGTTGGCTAACTGAGGCTTACTTCAAGGTCCACGACTATATCGAACCACCCTTTGGCCTGACCTACACCGTTGAGGGGCGAGAGAACCTGCCTGACGGCCCCTGCCTGGTCGCACTTCAGCACCAATCAGGTTGGGAAACGATGCGGTTGATCCATTTGTTCCGCGATCCCGCCATCATCATGAAGATTGAGCTGTTCCGCATGCCGCTCTGGGGTTGGTATGCGAGCCGGGCAGATATGATCCCGATCGACCGCAGCCTGGGCAAAGACGCTATTCCAACCATGCTGGCTGACTCTGAGAAGAAGATCGCCGATGGGCGTGACATCGTCATCTTCCCGCAAGGCACACGGGTCCCGCCGGGCGTTAAGCGAGATTACCGCACCGGCATCGCCAAGCTTTATGAACACCTTCAGGTGCCCGTGGTGCCGGTCGCCCTGAACAGCGGTCTGTTCGCCACCAAGATGGGGTTGGTGAAGCGGAGCGGTTCGGTTTCAGTAAAAATTCTACCGCCCATCGAACCGGGTAAAAGTCAGGATGAGCTGATGTCCATCCTGACCGATGTCATTGAGACCGAGGGCGACAAACTACTCGCCGCCGAAGGGTTCATCCCAACCGCCCCCGCCGCACCGGCGCCGGAAAAAGCATCAGCTTGA
- a CDS encoding YdcF family protein, giving the protein MLDRPGTEIRQGSGFRLTNRLRVSIIALLTVLLLAGWSIGLVIFVRDLPTADAVPAVPLPATRTDAIVVLTGGSNRLQTGMDLLNQAYGQKLFVTGVYRGVEVQELLRLARNAPSDLECCIELDYEADDTVENAAETARWMQEQGFTSLRLVTSNYHMPRSLLEFRMADPNLTIMPHAIAPATVSQDGWWRQPRSFGLYATEYTKYLLTRARFALYQPG; this is encoded by the coding sequence ATGCTTGACCGACCCGGGACGGAGATACGGCAGGGGAGCGGCTTCAGGCTTACCAATCGACTGCGTGTCTCTATCATTGCGCTGCTGACGGTCCTGCTATTGGCGGGCTGGTCGATTGGGCTCGTGATCTTTGTCCGCGACCTACCCACCGCCGATGCGGTGCCCGCCGTTCCACTGCCAGCCACCCGAACCGATGCCATCGTGGTTCTAACTGGCGGATCAAACCGCTTACAGACCGGCATGGACCTGCTGAACCAGGCCTATGGCCAGAAGCTGTTTGTCACCGGCGTCTATCGGGGTGTGGAGGTGCAGGAATTACTCCGCCTTGCCCGCAATGCCCCCAGCGATCTGGAATGCTGTATCGAGCTTGACTATGAAGCGGATGATACGGTGGAGAACGCCGCAGAGACTGCACGCTGGATGCAGGAACAGGGCTTTACCTCCCTCCGCCTAGTCACCTCCAACTATCATATGCCGCGCAGCTTACTTGAGTTTCGGATGGCCGACCCAAACCTAACCATCATGCCCCATGCCATTGCACCAGCGACGGTCAGCCAAGATGGATGGTGGCGACAGCCACGCAGCTTTGGCCTCTACGCGACTGAGTACACAAAATATCTACTGACACGGGCCAGGTTTGCGCTGTATCAGCCTGGCTAA
- a CDS encoding ATP-binding cassette domain-containing protein — MTAEFHQLHHHANAPPSGQISGIESLVRFDGVGLRYGRNPEVLSDLTFDLPGGSFHYIMGPTGAGKSSLLKLIYMGIRPSRGVIRLFGEDITRFSRKNLPLIRRRIGIVFQDFRLVDHLTVFDNAALPLRLEGRPRNELRDHVNELLSWVGLGDVIDRYPASLSGGEQQRLAIARAVINRPALLIADEPTGNVDDRIAERLMRLFEELNRLGTTIVLATHNDGLREAFPHPCLVLRHGQLRAADPMHGEDAASMTIAWDQVERTVTEAMTLGKRAASDETLPTKSPEGPSGGETLLNDRDALARRGKG, encoded by the coding sequence ATGACGGCCGAGTTTCACCAACTCCACCACCATGCCAATGCCCCACCAAGCGGGCAGATTTCCGGCATCGAATCGCTTGTGCGATTTGATGGTGTTGGTTTGCGCTATGGCCGCAACCCGGAAGTGCTGAGCGATCTAACTTTTGATCTGCCCGGCGGTTCCTTCCACTACATCATGGGCCCAACCGGGGCCGGAAAGTCATCCCTGCTGAAGCTCATCTATATGGGCATTCGGCCAAGCCGCGGCGTTATTCGCCTGTTTGGTGAGGACATAACCCGGTTTTCGCGCAAAAACCTGCCGCTGATTCGGCGCCGGATCGGGATCGTGTTCCAGGATTTCCGACTGGTTGATCACCTAACCGTCTTCGACAACGCGGCCCTGCCACTCCGCCTTGAGGGGCGACCCCGGAATGAGCTGCGCGACCATGTAAACGAGCTGCTGTCTTGGGTTGGCCTCGGCGATGTGATTGATCGCTATCCCGCCTCTCTATCTGGTGGCGAGCAACAGCGCTTGGCCATCGCCCGCGCGGTAATCAACCGACCAGCGCTGCTGATTGCGGATGAGCCAACCGGCAATGTTGATGACCGAATTGCCGAACGCCTGATGCGCCTATTTGAAGAGCTTAATCGCCTCGGCACCACCATCGTGTTGGCGACCCATAATGATGGCCTACGTGAAGCGTTCCCCCATCCCTGCCTTGTCCTGCGCCATGGTCAGCTTCGGGCGGCTGACCCGATGCATGGGGAAGATGCGGCCAGTATGACCATCGCCTGGGATCAGGTTGAACGGACGGTGACCGAGGCCATGACCCTGGGCAAACGGGCCGCCAGTGATGAGACCCTGCCGACCAAAAGCCCCGAGGGACCAAGCGGCGGCGAGACCCTGCTGAATGATCGCGATGCGCTAGCGCGCCGGGGTAAAGGCTAG
- a CDS encoding zinc-ribbon domain-containing protein → MRDDAPADIEFMIVTCPACSTKYALPDNSVSGEGRTVRCARCGHQWYLDAANIAAPPAAPEEDAGEEAVVSAEQPEVEEAAAEPAAEATEEAVEDSAADDAAEDEAPAADGEEEEDPWERRSRRAVEGELPPTINRAPTMPDAATTGSGRGRAAAVWLVFAALVGGTIAGAHYGKDDILDSLPQAQPYYEMLGYSFSGPLDGLDLPEVKSTRELQNGSSVLIVEGKVSNTSAENKRVPELQAELLDASGVTISTWKFTTDVSVVAANGEIPFQETVVDPDPRAENVAVSFVGAEESSQ, encoded by the coding sequence GTGCGTGACGACGCTCCGGCGGATATCGAATTTATGATTGTCACTTGCCCAGCCTGTTCAACCAAATACGCCCTGCCTGACAACAGTGTCTCTGGCGAAGGGCGCACCGTTCGTTGTGCCCGCTGTGGCCACCAATGGTATCTGGACGCAGCCAATATTGCGGCCCCACCCGCTGCCCCGGAAGAGGATGCAGGTGAAGAGGCGGTTGTCAGCGCCGAACAGCCCGAGGTTGAAGAAGCGGCCGCTGAGCCTGCTGCCGAAGCTACTGAAGAAGCCGTAGAGGATTCCGCCGCGGATGACGCTGCAGAGGACGAGGCACCAGCAGCGGATGGTGAGGAAGAGGAAGATCCCTGGGAGCGCAGAAGCCGCCGCGCGGTTGAAGGGGAACTCCCGCCGACCATTAATCGTGCGCCGACCATGCCCGATGCCGCGACCACCGGCAGTGGCCGTGGGCGTGCCGCTGCGGTCTGGTTAGTCTTTGCCGCGCTGGTTGGTGGCACCATCGCTGGCGCCCATTACGGTAAGGACGACATCCTAGACAGTCTTCCGCAGGCGCAGCCCTACTACGAGATGCTGGGCTACAGCTTTTCTGGCCCGCTAGATGGTCTCGACCTGCCTGAGGTGAAGTCAACGCGTGAGCTGCAAAACGGCTCAAGCGTGTTGATTGTTGAAGGTAAGGTTTCCAACACCAGCGCTGAGAATAAGCGCGTGCCTGAGCTTCAGGCTGAGTTGTTGGATGCCTCGGGTGTCACGATCTCAACTTGGAAGTTCACCACCGATGTTAGTGTGGTGGCGGCCAATGGTGAAATCCCGTTCCAAGAGACCGTGGTTGATCCCGATCCACGGGCTGAGAACGTCGCCGTCTCCTTCGTCGGTGCCGAAGAGAGCAGCCAATAA